Proteins encoded together in one Canis lupus familiaris isolate Mischka breed German Shepherd chromosome 25, alternate assembly UU_Cfam_GSD_1.0, whole genome shotgun sequence window:
- the LOC119865916 gene encoding U6 snRNA-associated Sm-like protein LSm3 isoform X2, which yields MADDVGEQQTTNTIEEPLDLIRLSLDERIYVKMRNDRELRGRLHAYDQHLNMILGDVEETVTTIEIDEETYEEINKSTKRNIPMLFVWGDGVVLVAPPLRVG from the coding sequence ATGGCGGACGACGTGGGCGAGCAACAAACTACCAACACCATAGAAGAGCCCCTGGATCTCATCAGGCTCAGCCTGGATGAGCGAATTTatgtgaaaatgagaaatgacCGAGAGCTTCGAGGCAGATTACATGCATATGATCAGCATTTAAATATGATATTGGGAGATGTGGAAGAAACTGTGACTACTATAGAAATTGATGAAGAAACatatgaagagataaataaatcaacaaaacgGAATATTCCGATGCTTTTTGTCTGGGGAGATGGTGTTGTACTAGTTGCTCCTCCATTAAGAGTTGGCTGA